The genomic region ACCATTCAAATCCGTGTGCATCCACGCGGAGCGTTATAATTCAGTCGGAGCTTGAACTCCCACTGAATTGTAAATATGTACCCACCGCCTACGCTTTTTCAAGCTTAGAGGCGGGGGACATCTCCGACTGAGTTATATATTGTTTATTATATTTTTGGCCCATTCTCCTAATTCTTTATCTTGTACATTTCTACTAAATACTCTACCTTCTTTTAATATAGCTCCTTTGCATGACTCTTTTAAACCATCGTTAGTATTTCCCATTCCACTTCCTCCAGATGTCGCAAATGGTACAATTATTTTATTATTCAAATCGTATTCTTCTAGAAATGTATTAATTATAGTCGGGGCAACATACCACCATATAGGAAACCCTACATATACAACATCATATTGAGACATATTATCTACTCTGTTCGCTATTTTAGGTCTAGAACTTTTATCCCTCATTTCTATACTTGTACGACTATTTTTATTCATCCAATTTAAATCCTCTGCCGTATATGGTTGTTCTGGTAATATTTCGTATAAATCTGCACCTTCTACGGACGCAAGTTTTGATGCTATCTTTTTTGTGTTCCCACTTGCACTAAAATAAGCAACTAATTTTTTTGACATAAGTAACACCCTCTCTTAATTTTTTTTATATAGAAAAAATATTCCAAACATTCCTACAAAAATATATATAACAGGTTCTAATTTATGCATAATAACAGCCTTTTGTCCACTTCTTTTAAATATTTTATGAAATATTATCCACAACATATACCCCGTTATAGTACCCAATGTATTTGTAATCAAATCATTTATATCAGTTGTTCTATAACAAAACAGTTGACTTACTTCAATTGCTAACGACATTAATAATCCCACTATTGCAACTTTTAAAATTTTTCTAAAATTATTCCATACTAACGGCAATAAAAAACCTAGTGGCATAAACATTATTACATTCAAAATATGTGATTTTAATTCATCTATCATAAAAGGCTTTAGATATACAACTCCTCTAATCCCTCCATACTTTATTATATCCCACATAGTTCCCATATCTGCTGCAACCTCTACTGCTAAGTAACAATAAAGCATAAAGACATACGTCCAAACTATATGTCTTATAACATGTTCCTTGCCTTTATATTTGCCCTTATTCACAACTTGCCATATTGCGTTCGGTATAATGAAGCATAAAAAGGAATACATTATATATTTTTCCCATCTCAATGTTTTTCCTCACCTGATAACGCACAATACAATATATCGCCCTTTTTATAAGATGCTCCATATGTCTATAGTCTATACATACTAAAACTCCGCATTATTTACAGTTCTAGGAAATGGAATAACATCTCTTATATTAGTCATGCCTGTAACATACATTATAGCTCTTTCAAATCCTAATCCAAAACCTGCGTGTTTAGTTCCTCCATATTTTCTTAAATCTAAATACCAACTATAATCTTCCTTTTTTATACCCAATTCATCCATTCTATTTTCTAATAAATCTAATCTTTCTTCTCTTTGGCTACCACCTATTATTTCTCCTACACCTGGTACCAACAAATCCATTGCAGCAACTGTTTTATTATCATTGTTTAATCTCATATAAAATGCTTTTATATCCTTTGGATAATCGGTTACAAACACAGGCTTTTTAAATATTTGTTCTGTTAAAAATCTCTCGTGCTCTGTTTGCAAATCCAATCCCCATTCCACAGGATAATCAAATTTATCTTTATTTTTCTTTAAAATTTCTATAGCCTCTGTATAAGTAATCTTTCCAAAATCAGAACTCACCACATTTTCCAATCTTTCTAATAAATTCTTGTCTACAAAATTATTGAAAAATTCCATCTCTTCTTTTGCATTTTCTTTGCAATAATTGATTATATATTTTAACATGTCCTCTGCTAACTTCATATCATCATCTAAATTTGCAAATGCTATCTCAGGCTCTATCATCCAAAATTCTGCAGCGTGTCTTGCAGTATTTGAATTTTCTGCCCTAAATGTTGGACCAAATGTATAAACACTTTTAAATGCATGCGCATATGTTTCAACATTTAATTGTCCACTAACTGTAAGATTAGTCTCTTTCCCAAAAAAATCTTCTTTATAATTTACTTGGTCTTTATCATCTTTAGGCAAATTGTTTAAATCTAATGTTGTCACTCTAAACATTTCACCTGCGCCTTCACAATCGCTTCCTGTTATTATAGGTGTGTGAACGTACACAAAACCTCTTTCTTGAAAAAATTTATGTATGGCGAAAGCTACTATTGACCTAATTCTAAATACAGCTGAAAATGTATTTGTTCTAGGTCTCAAATGAGCTATAGTCCTCAAAAATTCAAACGAATGTCTCTTTTTTTGCAATGGATAATCTTCCAATGATTCCCCTTCTACTTCTATAGCTCTTGCTTTTATTTCAAATGGTTGCTTTGCATTTGGTGTATTTTCTAACACCCCATTTATAACCAATGAAGAACCTACCCTAAGCTTTGAAATCTCCTTAAAATTACTTAAGACACCTTCTTCAAACACAATTTGAACTCCCTTAAAAAAACTTCCATCATTTAATTCTATAAATCCAAAAACTTTAGAACTTCGTATAGTTCTCACCCAACCGCATACTTTTATTTCTTTTCCCTCTAACTCAGTATATTTTTTATATAACTCCTTTATCTCCATATTTTATACCCTTTCTTTTTCATCTTTATTGATTGAATCTGTTACTGCACATTCTCTATACAGATATTTAATATAACAACGTCTTCTATAGGCTTGTTATTATATGACGAAACTTTTACATTTGCTATTTCATCTACAATATCTAATCCCTCATAAACCTGGCCAAAAACAGTATGCTTACCATCTAAATGTGGAGTGCCACCAAAATTTATGTATTTTTGCAACAAATTTTCATCAAAATTCATTTTTCTTAAATACGTAACAAGTCCATCCTCTAATGCACTATTTTGGACTATAAAAAACTGACTTGTATTTGTATTTGGTCCTCTATTTGCCATTGACAAAGCTCCTCTATAATGATGAACTTTTTCACTAAATTCATCTTCAAATGTAGTATTCCATATACTTTCTCCACCACTACCTGTACCTGTAGGATCTCCGCCTTGTATCATAAAATCTTTTATTACTCTATGAAAAGTAACTCCATCGTAATATCCTTTATTAGCTAATCCTATAAAATTTTGCACTGCTTTTGGTGCTATATCTTTAAACAATTTAACTTTTATTTCTCCATGATTAGTCTTTATATTTGCAACTACATCACCCGATTTAGGCTTCATAAACTGATAATCTTCATCTTGAATAACACTACTTGTTTTTAAAGCATTCCCTGACTTTATTTTAACTGTGTCTTTTGCACTTGCAGAACATCCTGTGTAAAGCAAAAATAACAAACACAACGCCATCAGTAATCCTCTTCTCACAATAATCCCTCCATTTTTTATGTTCCAATTATAGCATTAAACAACCATATTCTTTATGGTAGATAGCATTAGCCCAATGATTATTATATCACTACAACCATCTTTTGCATAGCATTATTTTAATAAAAATTTTTAACTTTAATAAGCACTTTAATATTCAAAGTAAATGCAACATGTCGTGTTTCATTTGACTATGTTGCATTTGCTTTGATAATAGCCTACTAATCAATATACTTTATTCTGTCACTATAACATAATTTCCTGCTTGGTCGTATACATACGCTGTTTGGCCTGACATTGTAAATCTCACTGATTGATTTGTCCCTGTAAGTTGTGCATTTGTCTGTGCATCCACATCGGTGCTTTCGGTTATCTTATATAAGCCTGAGTCTGTATCTGTGGCCTCTATCAACGCATTTGAGCCTTTTTTGTATGCCCTTCTTATTGTTGGCCCTAAATTATCCAAATCCAATTGCGTTATATTAGATACTGCATCGTATATATACACTGTCCCAGTCGGCAATGGACCTCTTGCTCTATATGTTTGCGATG from Clostridiales bacterium harbors:
- a CDS encoding NAD(P)H-dependent oxidoreductase, coding for MSKKLVAYFSASGNTKKIASKLASVEGADLYEILPEQPYTAEDLNWMNKNSRTSIEMRDKSSRPKIANRVDNMSQYDVVYVGFPIWWYVAPTIINTFLEEYDLNNKIIVPFATSGGSGMGNTNDGLKESCKGAILKEGRVFSRNVQDKELGEWAKNIINNI
- a CDS encoding VanZ family protein; translated protein: MLYCYLAVEVAADMGTMWDIIKYGGIRGVVYLKPFMIDELKSHILNVIMFMPLGFLLPLVWNNFRKILKVAIVGLLMSLAIEVSQLFCYRTTDINDLITNTLGTITGYMLWIIFHKIFKRSGQKAVIMHKLEPVIYIFVGMFGIFFLYKKN
- the asnS gene encoding asparagine--tRNA ligase, producing the protein MEIKELYKKYTELEGKEIKVCGWVRTIRSSKVFGFIELNDGSFFKGVQIVFEEGVLSNFKEISKLRVGSSLVINGVLENTPNAKQPFEIKARAIEVEGESLEDYPLQKKRHSFEFLRTIAHLRPRTNTFSAVFRIRSIVAFAIHKFFQERGFVYVHTPIITGSDCEGAGEMFRVTTLDLNNLPKDDKDQVNYKEDFFGKETNLTVSGQLNVETYAHAFKSVYTFGPTFRAENSNTARHAAEFWMIEPEIAFANLDDDMKLAEDMLKYIINYCKENAKEEMEFFNNFVDKNLLERLENVVSSDFGKITYTEAIEILKKNKDKFDYPVEWGLDLQTEHERFLTEQIFKKPVFVTDYPKDIKAFYMRLNNDNKTVAAMDLLVPGVGEIIGGSQREERLDLLENRMDELGIKKEDYSWYLDLRKYGGTKHAGFGLGFERAIMYVTGMTNIRDVIPFPRTVNNAEF
- a CDS encoding peptidylprolyl isomerase; translated protein: MALCLLFLLYTGCSASAKDTVKIKSGNALKTSSVIQDEDYQFMKPKSGDVVANIKTNHGEIKVKLFKDIAPKAVQNFIGLANKGYYDGVTFHRVIKDFMIQGGDPTGTGSGGESIWNTTFEDEFSEKVHHYRGALSMANRGPNTNTSQFFIVQNSALEDGLVTYLRKMNFDENLLQKYINFGGTPHLDGKHTVFGQVYEGLDIVDEIANVKVSSYNNKPIEDVVILNICIENVQ